The window TGTAGAAGATATTACGTTACGTTCTAGTGTAAATGAAGTTAGTGAAGCACTTGAAAAAGAAATTGACGAACGTTTATCTATTGCAGGAATTGAAGTGTTAGAAGCAAGAATAGGTTATTTAGCTTATGCACAAGAAATTGCAAGCGCGATGCTTAAAAGACAACAAGCTACAGCTATAGTTGCTGCAAGACATAAAATTGTAGAAGGCGCTGTTAGCATGGTAGAAATGGCATTAAATGAATTGAGCAAAAAGAATATTGTAGATTTAGATGATGAAAGAAAAGCTGCAATGGTAAGCAATCTAATGGTGATACTTTGTGGCGATAAAGAGGCGTCTCCTGTTTTAAATACAGGTACTTTAAATCAATAATATATATATTTACAGATAAATTTATTAAGAAAACGAATACTTTAAATGGCTAAAAAGAAGGCTTTTGCATTACGAATAAATGAAGATATGATCAAAGCTATTGAAAAATGGGCTGCGGATGAATTCCGCAGCACTAATGGTCAAATCGAATGGATGCTTAATGAAAGTCTAAAAAAGGCAAAGCGTAGTCCGAAAAAAAGAAACACGGAGGAAAACGATTAAATATCTTTTACTTCTTTTGCGTCTTTTAGGGCTTTCTCTGCTGTAAGTCGTTTTTGATATCTCCCCTGCACCACATCTACAACGATTAAAATAAATAACACAAAATAGAACGTTGTTTTACTCATAGGTACAATCTCGTTTCCAAAGAGTTTTAAATGTGCTAGGTGGCCACCTTCGGTAACTAGCATAATTCCTACTATAAATAAGATAAAAAGCCCTAATACTTCATACATCCTATTCTTAGATAAGAATGTCGAAATTTTATCTGCCATTATTAACATTAGCAATCCACTAATAACAATGGCTATTGCCATAACAATAAATGCCGTTGTGCTATTTTCTATTTCGCTAGTAAGACCAATTGCCGCTAAGATAGAATCGAAAGAAAAAACCAAGTTCATAATTACAATACTGGTAATAACCGCATTTGCTGATTTGGTACTTTTACCAGATGCCATTTCGGCAACCGTAAGTCCAGATGTAGAAATCATGTGCCAAATTTCTTTAATTGCCGTATAAATAATAAACGCACCTCCAGCTAGCACTATGATACTATGTCCGTTAAATGCAAAATGCACAATATTTTCAATACCTCCTGTTAAAAAAGAAAAAGGGTCTTGAAAAAAATCGATGATAGATACTAATATAAATAATAAGACAATACGTAAAACTATAGCGATAAGTATTCCAACTTTTCTAACTCTTTTTTGTTCTGCTTCTGGTGCTTTTTTAGATTCTAAGGATATATATAAAAGGTTATCAAAGCCTAATACTGCTTGAAGCATGATTAGCATGAATAAAGTAAAAATAATTCCAGCCATTAGTTAAATGTTTTTAGAGTTTAATAAAGATAAAATAATGTAAAGCAAAATAATTAAAGGAATTGCTGCAAAATGCAACACCACCAAAAACACCAAGCTTAAAAGTAAAAAGATGTAACGCATTGCATTGTCTTTAAAACCGTAATTTTTAAATTTTAAAGCAAAGAGTTTTATGTTACTATTTAGTAAGTAACAGCTTAAAATCGTTACTATTAATAAAAACCACTTGTTTAATATAATAGCATTCATAGCGTCGCTATTTTGAAACTCTAATATAAGCGGTAAAGAAATAATAAGCAATGTATTTGCTGGCGTTGGTAAACCTTTAAAATAAGATTGTTGTTCAACATCTATATTAAATTTCGCCAATCTATAGGCAGAAGCCATGGTAATAAACAAACCTACTAATGCCAATGGAACGATCTTAAAGCTTTCCCATTGCATAAAAGAACTCCAAGAAGAAAATTGTATTCCCGGACCTTCACAAGCCAAAGAAAGTAGTTTGTACATGATTACACCTGGAACCAAACCACTAGTTACCATATCTGCAAGTGAATCTAATTGTACACCTAATTCGCTTTGTACATTTAGTTTTCTAGCGAAGAACCCGTCAAAGAAATCAAAGAATATTCCAAGAAACACGAATACTGCCGAAGCAACAAATAAATTATTTACTGCTAATAGAACGGCAATGCTTCCGCAGAATAAATTTAATAAGGTTATAAAATTCGGAATGAAGCTTTTTAGTTGCATAATTTGATATAAGTTGTAAAAATAGCAAACTATTTTCGTCTAAAACAAAAGTTACACAATTTATACGCTGTTTTTATTACAATTAAATGTTGTTTTATCTGTTCTAATTCCTAATAAAAACCAATCGAACCTACGGCTATACTTAGATATATAATAATTCGTATAGAAAAAACCACCTTTTTATTTAACATAATAATCAAAGTATAAAAGGTATTAAACAATATCTATTGCTTTTTCAAGTTTAATATGTTGAAAAATAATGGCATATTTGTAAAAAAAATTATCCTTGAAAAGACTACTAACTATATTACTTTTAACTTTTTGTGTGACTATTTCGGCACAAACAGTAAGAAAATATTCAAATGAATTTATGAATATTGGTGTCGATGCTGCTGCCTTAGGAATGAGCAACGCAGTAACTGCATACTCTCAGGATGTAAATTCGGGCTACTGGAATCCTGCTGGATTAGTAAATATTGAAGACAAACAATTAGCTTTAATGCACTCTAGTTACTTTGCAAACATTGCGAGTTATGATTATGCCGCATTTGCTATGCCATTAGACAATAATAGCGCCATTGGTGTTTCGTTAATTCGTTTTGCTGTAGATGACATTTTAAATACAACACAATTAATTGATGCTCAAGGAGATATTAATTATGATAGAATTAGCTCCTTCTCTACTGCAGATTATGGGGTAACTTTCTCCTATTCTAGAAAGCTTCCTATTCCGGGTTTTAATTATGGTATAAATGCAAAAGTAATCCGTCGTGTTATTGGTAAATTCGCCAATTCATGGGGATTTGGTTTAGATGCAGCGGTGCAGTTTGAATCGAAGAATGAATGGAAATTCGGACTTATGGCTAGAGACATAACAACCACTTTTAATTCTTGGGCTATTGATGAAGATGAGTTTGCCAAAGTACAAGATGCCGTAGAAGGACAAAATCAAGAGTTACCAGAAACAACAGAGCTTACCATACCTAAATTACAATTTGGTGTTGCTAAAAAATTCATATATCGTTATGATTTTTCTATCCTTGCAGAGGTAGATTTAAATATTAGATTTGAAGAAAATAATGACTTAATCTCCACGTCATTTGCAAGTATTACGCCTTCTGCTGGTTTTGAAGTTGGCTACTTAGACATGGTATACTTAAGAGGTGGTGTTGGTAATTTTCAAAATGAATTGCAATTAGATAATTCTGAAAAAACGAGCTTTCAACCAAGCATTGGAATTGGTTTTAAATACAATTGCATTCAGGTAGATTACGCTTTTACAGATATTGGAGACCAAAGTGTTGCCTTATACTCTAACGTGTTTTCTTTAAAAGTTGATTTTAGTTGTTTTAGATAGTTTTGTATATGAAAAAACTATATATAGTTTTATTCCTTTTCTCCTTTGTACTTACTCAAGCACAAAATGGATACGATAATACCGAAATAAGTATTTTAACTATTGGACCAGGAACATCCCTAAACGATGCTTTTGGACATAATGGTATTCGTGTTAAAACGCCGTATAGCGATGTGGTTTATGATTACGGAAGGTTTCCGTTTAACGACCCAAATTTTTACTTAAATTTTGCAAGAGGAAAACTGCTTTACTCACAAGGCTTTAGCAATACGTATGCGGTTATCGGTTTTTACAAAAGCCAAAACAGATCTATTAGAGAACAAGTTTTAGATTTAACTACCAAAGAAAAGCAAGACATGCATGCTTTTTTAGAAACCAACGCGCTACCACAAAACAGAGAGTATTTATACGACTTCTTTTATGATAATTGTGCAACAAAAATAAGAGATGTTGCAGAAGAAATAACCCATAACAATATTCATTTTAATGAAATTGAAACTTTAGAGGAAAGTACTTTTAGAGATTTAATACAACAAAATTTATATTGGAATTCTTGGGGAAGCCTTGGAATTGATATTGCACTAGGTTCTATAATTGATAGACCAGCAACGCAATATGAGTACATGTTTTTACCCAAATATATACATTCGTTTTTTGAAACGGCTACCTTAAAAAGCACGAACACAAGTTTAGTAAAGAAATCGAATACAATTTATAGTAAAACAGAAGAAAAGCAAGAAAAACACTTTTTTAGTAGTCCGATATTTGTTTTTGGGGTATTAGGGGTTTTCATACTTTTTATTACTTATACCGACAATAAAAAAGGCAAACGAAGTACATGGCTAGACTTTAGCATCTTTCTAATTACTGGAAGTATTGGTGTATTAATTTTATTATTATGGTTTGCAACAGATCATACTACAACTGCTAACAACTACAACTTATTATGGGCTTTCGCTCTAAACGTATTTGTAATAGCTCAAATATTAAAAGCACAACCAAAAGCCTGGTTTATTAAATACATGAAACTGCTAATTATACTCTTGTGTTTATTAGGATTTCATTGGATAACAGGCGTGCAAAGATTTGCTTTCGGACTTATTCCATTGCT is drawn from Lacinutrix sp. WUR7 and contains these coding sequences:
- a CDS encoding TerC family protein, whose amino-acid sequence is MAGIIFTLFMLIMLQAVLGFDNLLYISLESKKAPEAEQKRVRKVGILIAIVLRIVLLFILVSIIDFFQDPFSFLTGGIENIVHFAFNGHSIIVLAGGAFIIYTAIKEIWHMISTSGLTVAEMASGKSTKSANAVITSIVIMNLVFSFDSILAAIGLTSEIENSTTAFIVMAIAIVISGLLMLIMADKISTFLSKNRMYEVLGLFILFIVGIMLVTEGGHLAHLKLFGNEIVPMSKTTFYFVLFILIVVDVVQGRYQKRLTAEKALKDAKEVKDI
- a CDS encoding PorV/PorQ family protein — its product is MKRLLTILLLTFCVTISAQTVRKYSNEFMNIGVDAAALGMSNAVTAYSQDVNSGYWNPAGLVNIEDKQLALMHSSYFANIASYDYAAFAMPLDNNSAIGVSLIRFAVDDILNTTQLIDAQGDINYDRISSFSTADYGVTFSYSRKLPIPGFNYGINAKVIRRVIGKFANSWGFGLDAAVQFESKNEWKFGLMARDITTTFNSWAIDEDEFAKVQDAVEGQNQELPETTELTIPKLQFGVAKKFIYRYDFSILAEVDLNIRFEENNDLISTSFASITPSAGFEVGYLDMVYLRGGVGNFQNELQLDNSEKTSFQPSIGIGFKYNCIQVDYAFTDIGDQSVALYSNVFSLKVDFSCFR
- a CDS encoding Arc family DNA binding domain-containing protein; protein product: MAKKKAFALRINEDMIKAIEKWAADEFRSTNGQIEWMLNESLKKAKRSPKKRNTEEND
- a CDS encoding phosphatidylcholine/phosphatidylserine synthase — translated: MQLKSFIPNFITLLNLFCGSIAVLLAVNNLFVASAVFVFLGIFFDFFDGFFARKLNVQSELGVQLDSLADMVTSGLVPGVIMYKLLSLACEGPGIQFSSWSSFMQWESFKIVPLALVGLFITMASAYRLAKFNIDVEQQSYFKGLPTPANTLLIISLPLILEFQNSDAMNAIILNKWFLLIVTILSCYLLNSNIKLFALKFKNYGFKDNAMRYIFLLLSLVFLVVLHFAAIPLIILLYIILSLLNSKNI
- a CDS encoding DUF4105 domain-containing protein, which codes for MKKLYIVLFLFSFVLTQAQNGYDNTEISILTIGPGTSLNDAFGHNGIRVKTPYSDVVYDYGRFPFNDPNFYLNFARGKLLYSQGFSNTYAVIGFYKSQNRSIREQVLDLTTKEKQDMHAFLETNALPQNREYLYDFFYDNCATKIRDVAEEITHNNIHFNEIETLEESTFRDLIQQNLYWNSWGSLGIDIALGSIIDRPATQYEYMFLPKYIHSFFETATLKSTNTSLVKKSNTIYSKTEEKQEKHFFSSPIFVFGVLGVFILFITYTDNKKGKRSTWLDFSIFLITGSIGVLILLLWFATDHTTTANNYNLLWAFALNVFVIAQILKAQPKAWFIKYMKLLIILLCLLGFHWITGVQRFAFGLIPLLLALAIRYVYVVYYFTKSR